Within Paenibacillus sp. RUD330, the genomic segment GGCGGAGGCATGAACAAAAGTCAGGAAACTGAAAAAAAGTTTGCCTGGAAGAAGGAGCGGGTGTAGGATAAGAGGCAAAGAGAATCCAAGCGGTCAAGAGGAGCGGGGGAAATGGAATCGGTATCGCAAACGCTGCCGCTGCTGCGGGAGCTGGCGCAGGGCATCGCGGCCCAGTTCGGAGAGCGCTGCGAGGTCGTCGTGCATGACTGGTCGCAGCCTTATGAGAGCACGATCGTGCATATCGAGCACGGCCACGTGACGGGACGGAAGGTCGGCGATCCCGGCACGAACCTCGGACTCGAGGTGATGAGAGGCACGTCGGAGGGCGGCCATCGGCAGAACTACGTCACCCGGACCAAGGATGGACGGCTGCTGAGATCGACTTCGATCTACTTGAAGAATGACGCAGGAACGGCGATCGGCGCCCTGTGCATCAACTTCGACATCTCGGAGCTGCT encodes:
- a CDS encoding helix-turn-helix transcriptional regulator, whose amino-acid sequence is MESVSQTLPLLRELAQGIAAQFGERCEVVVHDWSQPYESTIVHIEHGHVTGRKVGDPGTNLGLEVMRGTSEGGHRQNYVTRTKDGRLLRSTSIYLKNDAGTAIGALCINFDISELLAAEKALQGLVGMQELPPVQESFVSNVSDLLDSLIQEAEDAVGRPPALMSREERIRFIALLDRKGAFLVKKAGEKVCAYLGISKYTLYSDLEEAKAADAEGEQS